In Flavobacterium endoglycinae, one DNA window encodes the following:
- a CDS encoding BaiN/RdsA family NAD(P)/FAD-dependent oxidoreductase, which produces MIKNFDIIIVGGGAAGFFTAINIAEKSPKLKIAILERGKEVLSKVRISGGGRCNVTHACFEPNELVKFYPRGEKELRGPFHQFCSGDTIEWFEKHGVELKIEEDGRMFPVSNSSQTIIDCFLKATEKLGIKVLTGQSVQSIFKKENHWKIDTQNENFAAEKLIMATGSNPKIWEMLQEHGHAIVSPVPSLFTFNIKDSRIKELPGVAANVTINVKDTKLESTGPLLITHWGMSGPAILKLSAWGARILHDKNYQFTIFVNWLNDVDYEDAEKILKDLKQEHAKKAVSKKSPFDFPNRLWESLVLASGIDSDSSDSEQAKQTKWADLSKNQLQNLTLQLTKAEFKVNGKSTFKEEFVTAGGIDLKEINFKTMESKIHENLYFAGEIVNIDAITGGFNFQNAWTSGFILAQNM; this is translated from the coding sequence ATGATTAAAAATTTCGACATCATCATCGTTGGCGGAGGCGCTGCTGGTTTTTTTACCGCAATTAATATTGCCGAGAAAAGCCCGAAACTGAAAATCGCTATTTTAGAAAGAGGAAAAGAAGTGCTTTCTAAAGTCCGCATTTCGGGTGGCGGACGATGTAACGTTACGCACGCTTGCTTTGAACCCAACGAATTAGTGAAATTCTATCCGCGTGGCGAAAAAGAACTTCGCGGACCGTTTCATCAATTCTGCTCAGGAGATACAATTGAATGGTTTGAAAAACACGGTGTCGAATTGAAAATCGAAGAAGACGGCAGAATGTTTCCCGTTTCAAATTCGTCGCAAACTATAATTGACTGCTTTTTAAAAGCAACTGAAAAATTAGGCATAAAAGTACTTACGGGACAAAGTGTACAGTCGATTTTCAAAAAAGAAAATCACTGGAAAATTGATACACAAAACGAAAACTTTGCTGCTGAAAAATTGATTATGGCAACTGGAAGCAATCCCAAAATTTGGGAGATGCTTCAAGAACATGGTCATGCTATTGTAAGCCCTGTTCCTTCCCTATTTACTTTCAATATCAAAGATTCTAGAATAAAAGAATTACCAGGAGTTGCTGCAAATGTTACCATAAATGTAAAAGATACCAAATTAGAATCGACAGGACCTTTGTTAATCACGCATTGGGGAATGAGCGGACCGGCAATTTTGAAACTTTCAGCTTGGGGCGCACGCATTCTGCACGATAAAAATTATCAGTTTACGATTTTTGTGAATTGGTTAAATGATGTCGATTATGAAGATGCTGAAAAAATTCTAAAAGACCTTAAACAAGAACACGCTAAAAAAGCAGTTTCTAAAAAATCACCTTTTGACTTCCCGAATCGTTTGTGGGAAAGTTTGGTTTTGGCTTCAGGAATTGATTCTGACTCGAGCGACAGCGAACAGGCGAAGCAAACAAAATGGGCGGATTTATCTAAAAACCAATTGCAGAATCTGACTTTGCAATTAACAAAAGCCGAATTTAAAGTCAACGGCAAAAGTACTTTTAAGGAAGAATTTGTAACCGCTGGCGGAATCGATTTAAAGGAAATCAACTTTAAAACAATGGAAAGCAAAATTCACGAAAACCTTTATTTTGCTGGTGAAATTGTCAATATCGATGCCATTACAGGCGGATTTAATTTTCAGAATGCCTGGACAAGCGGGTTTATTCTGGCTCAAAATATGTAA
- a CDS encoding HAD family hydrolase, whose protein sequence is MKFKGIIFDLDGTLVNSLEDISDAMNKVLQGLNFPTHTYDTYQYFIGSGLRNLVSKALPSTNNSDEQIEICFECMINEYREICTLKTKPYDGIVELLENLTSQNIKMAVFSNKADELTKKIASEIFPNHFDIAVGLSTEALKKPNPFEALAIGKKWNLNPEEILFVGDSDIDMQTAVNANMFPVGVTWGYRTEEELKNSGAKLVVNKASELIEIL, encoded by the coding sequence ATGAAATTTAAAGGAATTATTTTTGATTTAGACGGCACATTAGTCAATTCGTTAGAAGACATTTCAGATGCGATGAACAAAGTGCTACAAGGTCTAAATTTCCCAACTCATACTTACGATACGTATCAATATTTTATTGGAAGCGGATTGCGAAATTTGGTTAGCAAAGCACTTCCTTCAACCAACAATTCAGACGAACAGATTGAAATTTGTTTTGAATGTATGATAAACGAATATCGTGAAATCTGCACCCTGAAAACAAAACCTTATGATGGAATTGTGGAATTGTTAGAAAATCTGACTTCACAAAACATTAAAATGGCGGTTTTCTCTAATAAAGCTGATGAATTGACGAAGAAAATAGCATCAGAAATATTTCCAAATCATTTTGATATAGCGGTTGGTTTAAGCACAGAAGCGCTAAAAAAACCAAATCCTTTTGAGGCTTTAGCAATTGGCAAAAAATGGAATTTAAACCCCGAAGAAATTCTTTTTGTGGGCGATTCTGATATCGATATGCAAACAGCTGTAAATGCCAACATGTTTCCTGTAGGCGTTACTTGGGGCTACAGAACCGAAGAAGAATTAAAAAACAGCGGTGCAAAACTGGTTGTGAATAAAGCTTCCGAATTAATTGAAATTTTATAA
- a CDS encoding glycerophosphodiester phosphodiesterase, with product MNILKIAHRGAKAYEPENTLQAFQKALDLHSDGIELDVHLSADGHIIVIHDETIDRTTNGKGLVNTFSLSELKSFLIDEKYQIPTLNEVFDLVDKKCLINIELKGLGTAPKVVRLIEEYISEKKWNYNNFIISSFEWNMLQETSILNPNIPIGVLTEENVETALAFAESIKAKAINPDFQLLNKENVQQIQEKGFLVFPWTVNSEEDIQKVKSYQVNGIISDNPDKI from the coding sequence ATGAATATTCTAAAAATAGCTCATAGAGGTGCAAAAGCATACGAACCTGAAAATACACTTCAAGCTTTTCAAAAAGCCTTAGATTTACATTCAGACGGAATCGAACTGGACGTTCACCTAAGCGCTGACGGACATATTATCGTAATTCATGACGAAACTATAGACAGAACAACTAATGGAAAAGGTTTGGTAAATACTTTTTCATTATCTGAATTAAAATCGTTTCTGATTGATGAAAAATACCAAATTCCAACTTTAAATGAAGTTTTTGATTTGGTTGACAAAAAATGTCTGATCAATATTGAATTAAAAGGTTTAGGAACTGCTCCTAAAGTTGTTCGGTTAATTGAAGAATATATTTCAGAAAAAAAATGGAATTACAATAATTTTATAATTTCAAGTTTCGAGTGGAATATGCTTCAGGAAACTTCAATTTTAAATCCAAATATCCCAATTGGCGTTTTAACAGAAGAAAATGTTGAAACTGCTTTGGCTTTCGCCGAATCGATAAAAGCAAAAGCAATTAACCCAGATTTTCAGTTATTGAATAAAGAAAATGTCCAGCAAATTCAAGAAAAAGGATTCTTAGTTTTTCCTTGGACAGTAAACTCAGAAGAAGACATTCAAAAAGTAAAAAGTTATCAAGTAAACGGAATTATCTCTGATAATCCAGACAAAATATAA